The sequence ATGACAATGGAACAGGATCGCTGGTCACGCGTGAAGGGTCGGCTGCGCTCGACCGTTGGCGAGGACGTTTACACGAGCTGGTTTGCGCGCATGGATCTCGAGGGCGTGCAGGACGAGAGCGTGCGGCTCTCGGTGCCGACCCGCTTCCTGAAGAGCTGGATCCAGGCCCATTATGCCGAGCGCGTGCTGTCGTGCTGGCAGGCCGAGATGCCGGAGGTGCATCGCATCGATCTCACGGTCCGCTCGGCGGTGCGTCCGGTCGCGCAGCCGAAGGAAGCGCCCGCCCCGATCGAGGCGCGCCGCGCGCCGACGCCGGAATTGCGCTCAACCGCAACCGCGCCGGTCTCGGCCAACCACGACGCGCTCGGCGGCTCGCCGCTCGATCCGCGCCTGACCTTTGCCAGCTTCGTCGTCGGCCGCTCTAACACGCTCGCCCATGCGGCTGCGCGCCAGGTCGCCGAAGGACGCCGCGGCGACCCCGTGATGTTCAACCCGCTCTACATCCATGCCGGCGTCGGCCTCGGCAAGACGCATCTGCTCCAGGCGGTGACGTGGGCCGGCAATTCCGGCAATGAGCGCAAGGTGCTGTATCTCACCGCGGAAAAATTCATGTACGGCTTCGTCGCCGCGCTGAAGACGCAGACGGCGCTCGCCTTCAAGGAAGCGCTGCGCGGCATCGACGTGCTCGTCATCGACGACCTCCAGTTCCTTCAGGGCAAGTCGACGCAAGCCGAATTCTGTCACACGCTGAACGCGCTGATCGACGCCGGCCGTCAGGTGGTGATCGCGGCCGACCGTCCGCCGTCCGATCTCGAAAGCCTGGACGATCGCGTCCGCTCGCGGCTCGCCGGCGGCCTCGTGGTCGAGATGGCCTCGCTTGGCGAGGACCTGCGGCACGGCATTCTCAAGTCGCGGGTCGCCGCGGCCCGCGCCCATCATGCGACCTTCGACGTGCCGGAGGAGGTGCTGCTTTATCTGGCGCGCACCATCACCCATAACGGCCGCGATCTCGAAGGCGCGATCAACCGGCTGCTGGCGCATTCCAAGCTGAACAACCAGCCGGTGACGCTGGAGATGGCCGAGCGCGAGGTGCGCGACCTGGTCCGGCCGCAGGAACCGAAGCGGATCAAGATCGAGGACATCCAGCGCGTGGTGGCGCGGCAGTACAATGTCAGCCGCTCCGATCTTTTGTCCTCGCGCCGCACCGCCAACGTGGTCCGCCCGCGGCAGGTGGCGATGTATCTCGCCAAGACCCTGACGCTGCGCTCGCTCCCCGAGATCGGCCGCCGCTTCGGCGGACGCGACCACACCACCGTGCTGCACGCCGTGCGCAAGATCGAGTCCCTGGTCTCCAAGGACACGGCGCTGTCGGAGGAAGTGGAGTCGCTGAAGCGCCAGCTTCAGGAATAAAGGCCTAGGCTTTCCTGGCCATTCCCCGCCGCCCGGCCGAGCTGGGCGGCGGTCTTCGTTTTGGGCGGTAAACCGTGGGGAACTGCCCGCAATCCCTTGAATCCCGGGGCCATCCGCGCCACCTTGCGCGACCCTGACGGCTTTGATCATATCGGCTGGATGATCCGGCTTTCCGGGGTCTTCGGTGCCGTGGCGCGCGTCCCGCAGCCCGGCCTTTCCAACGCTGTGTTTTCTTGGGGATCGGGCGAGTAGTGCAATGAAGGTTACGGTCGAACGCGCGCAACTCCTGAAGTCGCTGGGCCATGTCCACCGCGTGGTCGAACGCCGCAACACGATTCCGATCCTCGGCAACGTGCTGGTCCGCGCCGAGAACGCGAAATTGTCGCTGAAGGCGACCGACCTCGACCTCGAGGTGACCGAGACGCTGCCGGCGGAAACCGCGACCGCGGGCTCCACCACCGTGCCGGCGCACATGTTCTACGACATCGTGCGCAAGCTGCCCGACGGCTCGCAGATCGTGCTGGAGGCGGACGGCGACCGCGCGGTGCTGGCGATCCGCGCCGGCCGCTCCCGCTTCACGCTGCAGACCCTGCCGGAGAATGATTTCCCGGATCTCGCCGCCGGGGACATGTCGCACTCCTTCTCGCTCGCCGCCAAGGACGTCAAGCGGCTGATCGACCGCACCCAGTTCGCGATCTCGACCGAAGAGACGCGCTATTATCTCAACGGCATCTATCTGCATGCCGCCGGCACGACGAAGGCCGCGACCCTGCGCGGCGTTGCCACCGACGGCCACCGCCTCGCCCAGCTCGACCTGGTGCAGCCCAAGGGCGCCGAGGGCATGCCCGGCGTCATCGTGCCGCGCAAGACCGTCGGCGAGGTGCAGCGCCTGATCGAGGACACCGAGGCCGAGATGACGATCGAGCTGTCGCAGGCCAAGATCCGCTTCACCATCGGCAATGTGGTGCTGACCTCGAAACTGATTGACGGCACCTTCCCCGACTACGGCCGCGTCATCCCGCAGAACAACGACAAGGAGCTCGTGGTCGACAAGAAGGATTTCGAGAACGCGGTCGACCGCGTCTCGACGATTTCGAGCGAGCGCGGCCGGGCGGTCAAGCTGTCGCTGTCGGCGGGCAAGCTGGTGCTGTCGGTGACCAATCCGGATTCCGGCAGCGCGACCGAAGAGCTCGAGGTCGAATACGCCTCCGATGCCCTCGATATCGGCTTCAATTCCCGCTATCTGCTCGACATCGCCGCCCAGATCGAAGGCGACGTCGCAACGCTCCGCCTCGCCGACCCCGGCTCCCCGACGCTGGTGCAAGACCGCGACGACAAGAGCGCGCTGTACGTGCTGATGCCCA comes from Bradyrhizobium sp. CCGE-LA001 and encodes:
- the dnaN gene encoding DNA polymerase III subunit beta, which encodes MKVTVERAQLLKSLGHVHRVVERRNTIPILGNVLVRAENAKLSLKATDLDLEVTETLPAETATAGSTTVPAHMFYDIVRKLPDGSQIVLEADGDRAVLAIRAGRSRFTLQTLPENDFPDLAAGDMSHSFSLAAKDVKRLIDRTQFAISTEETRYYLNGIYLHAAGTTKAATLRGVATDGHRLAQLDLVQPKGAEGMPGVIVPRKTVGEVQRLIEDTEAEMTIELSQAKIRFTIGNVVLTSKLIDGTFPDYGRVIPQNNDKELVVDKKDFENAVDRVSTISSERGRAVKLSLSAGKLVLSVTNPDSGSATEELEVEYASDALDIGFNSRYLLDIAAQIEGDVATLRLADPGSPTLVQDRDDKSALYVLMPMRV
- the dnaA gene encoding chromosomal replication initiator protein DnaA, with the protein product MTMEQDRWSRVKGRLRSTVGEDVYTSWFARMDLEGVQDESVRLSVPTRFLKSWIQAHYAERVLSCWQAEMPEVHRIDLTVRSAVRPVAQPKEAPAPIEARRAPTPELRSTATAPVSANHDALGGSPLDPRLTFASFVVGRSNTLAHAAARQVAEGRRGDPVMFNPLYIHAGVGLGKTHLLQAVTWAGNSGNERKVLYLTAEKFMYGFVAALKTQTALAFKEALRGIDVLVIDDLQFLQGKSTQAEFCHTLNALIDAGRQVVIAADRPPSDLESLDDRVRSRLAGGLVVEMASLGEDLRHGILKSRVAAARAHHATFDVPEEVLLYLARTITHNGRDLEGAINRLLAHSKLNNQPVTLEMAEREVRDLVRPQEPKRIKIEDIQRVVARQYNVSRSDLLSSRRTANVVRPRQVAMYLAKTLTLRSLPEIGRRFGGRDHTTVLHAVRKIESLVSKDTALSEEVESLKRQLQE